The genomic segment CAAGTTCCAGTGGATAATACATTATTAGCCTAACAGTGGCCTTATCATCAACAATGAAAACCGCCCTAACTGTGCTTGTACTTGATTCGGCGTGAATCATGCCGAGTCTCCTGGATACATTACCCATTGGGTCGGCTATTATTGGGAACGGTATCTTAACACCCAGGGTCTTCTCAATCCAAGTAACCCACTCAATGTGGCTTATGTCAGTGTCCACGGATAAGCCTATTAACTCAGTGTTAATTTTCCTAAAGTCCTCATACCTCTTAGCGAAGCTAACGAACTCAGTGGTGCATACTGGTGTGAAGTCACCAGGATGACTAAAGAGTACGAACCACTTACCCTTATAGTAGTCTGGTAGTTTTATTTTTCCATGCGTAGTAGCTACCTCTATTTCAGGGAATTTCTCCCCTATAAGGGGCATTCTGAATTCCACGCTCATAACTGTCAATAATATTTAGACGCATACCTTTTTAAACATTCCGCGCTTAACGTGTCACAATCATGCTCTTAGCATGGTGTTTAAGTAAAGGTATATAAGTTATGTACAGATTAGCTGGAATAAAAATGCTTTTAATTTACCTAGTTATGGTTACTGTTTACCGCTTGAGCATTTACCAAGTATCTTAACTAACTCAAGCGCTACTCCTAATCCCCTTTGAACATCCTCATCACCTAATGCTCTCCAAAGTCCCATTAATCCCTTAACGGGCTTAGCATTAGAGACCGCATTAACATTCTTGCTCATGCATCCACCTAGGCTCTGCATTAACTCCTTAAGCCTAATAACGTCGTTGGCATCTAACTTATTCATTAAGCCTAAGCTACCGTCCAGTGCAATGGCTAGGAGCCTAAACACAGCTGGATCCTGGAATAAATACTGTATAAGCTCCTCAAACCTGTTAATTATCTGCATTAGTGAATCTAAGACGCCGCTGCGTTTTAACTCCACTATTAATTCGACTAAGCCCTTCAACTCATCAGCGTTCTCAGCAAGTATACTTAATGCCTCGGCGAGTTTTTCATCAGGGCTTACTTGAACCTGTTCTTGGGTTGTCATGGTCATTCACCTTACATTGTTGTCTGTAGCCATGTCTTGTAGAATAGATCCTTTATAAGCTTACCTAATGGTGATGTCAATATACTGTAGCAGTTGCCTACCCAGAGGGCTTTATTATTCTTAAGGTCAAGCTTAATGTCGCAGTTGAACATCATGCCTAAGTCACCGTAATCCATGGCGCAGGCCATTGCGTTTATTTGAGCTGGATCCACCGGTTCACCAAGTAATTCACCTGCTATTGATGCGGTGCTTGCCAATGCGGTGAAATGCACTGGTACTCCAGCTGTGGGTAAGCCTATTGCGGGCATGGAATGCTCCCCAGGTAGGTAGACATCATCATACTTAATACTCCTACCAGTGTACACGTTTATTGCGGTCCATTTACCGCTTGGAGTATCAACCACTAGCGGTGTTCCATCGAAGGGCTTAGGTAATCTAGCTGGTGGAACAACTATGAGTAAATCGTACTTAACCTTATCTGAAGTGGTTACGACAACCTTACCCTTATCATCAACCTCAACAGGCTTGGCATTACCAATGTATTTAATGCCCTTTTGAGCAAATACATCCTCAGTTATCTTAACAGCCTCAGGGCCAAGTGGCTGTATAGGCTTCTCAAATGGGTGTATAAGCGTTAAATCAACCTTATCCCTAATCCCCCTCTTCCTAAATATTGTATCTAATTGAGCAATGATTTCAAACGGGTAAACACCACACCTATATAATGGCTCAGGGGTAAACACTACTACACTTCCCCCCTTAAAGTTCCTTAATGCCTCCCTTAGCTTAAGCGCACCATCGAGGGTGTAGTTATGGTAACCAACCCCTAAGTTATATGATTTAAAATCAAACTCTGTACCAAGGCTCGCCAGTAAATAATCATAGTTAAACTTGCCTTTATCAGTCTCAACAACCCTATTATCAGGGTCAATCTTAGTTACAGCGGCTTTAACACTCTTGACGCCTCTTTTACTAAGCATTGATAATGGTAATTGAGCCTGCGCCGGATCCATATCACCTAACGCAATGTTAACCAGTAACGGTGGTAGTAGGTAATAGTCAGTGTCACTTATTAATGTTATTTCAGCATCGACACGATTCCTTAGCCTTTCTGCAAGTTTCTTAGCAGCTACCACACCACCAACGCCACCACCCAGCACTAGGATTTTCTTACCCATAGTATCCACAGTGCACTACTTGACTTTTAAGCATTAATACTATGATACTTCAGCGCATGTGAAATACCGCTTAGCTTACATTTTCATAGTACCTACATTATATTAATGCATTAACCTATGATGTTATAACTTATTTAAATAATATAATATAATTTATCATATAACTTATCTCCCTAGGTCAAGGTAGGATCATAATTACTCATGAGCCTCATTTAAGTACTAATTCATTACGCCTAGTTGCGTAATCCTAACTCTACCTCAGCTTAATTCTACCACTTAATAGTTTACTAGCCTCCTCAGCTAAATTCTTATCCCACTCCTCATAATCATGGTATCCAATGAGTTGGTAAACATCCTCCCTACTCATCATATCGTTAATTAAGCTTAATTGACTACCCTCATTCTTAAGGGTAATTAACGCCCTTTTAATAGCACCCATAGCGTACCTGAATGTTGTTACAGGGAATATAACTATCTTATAACCCATTTCCTCAAACTCCTTCGCAGTAATGTACGGTGTCTTTCCAAACTCAGTCATATTAGCAAGCAGTGGTGCCTTAACCCTCCTGGCGAACTCCATGAACTCCTCCTTACTGTGGAGTGCCTCAGGGAATATTGCATCAGCGCCAGCTTCAAGGTAAACCTTAGCCCTCTCCACTGCTGAATCAAAGCCCTCAACATCCCTAGCATCAGTCCTAGCTATTATAATGAAGTTATCATCCCTCCTAGCCTCAACTGCAGCCTTAATCTTCTTAACCATTTCATCAATGGGTATAACCCTCTTACCTGCTAAGTGCCCGCACTTCTTAGGCATTTCCTGATCCTCAATATGAACTGCGGATACGCCAACATCCTCAAGCTCCCTAATGGTCCTTGCAACATTTAATGCCTCCCCAAAGCCTGTGTCAATATCAACGATAAGGGGTATGCTTACTGCATTTGTAAAGAACCTCAGGTAGTATGATAATTCACTAAGCGTGAAGACGCCTAGATCAGGTAAACCAAGCATATTGGAGTACGCGGCGCCACTGAAGTAAACAGCCTCAAACCCCAATTCCTCAGCTAACATTGCTGCAGCTGGAATGAAAACACCAGGAGCCACTATTATACCATCCTTACCCAGTCTCTCCCTAAACCTCCCCCTAATCTCACTTGGCTTAGGCTTACCCTTATCAAGTAGTACAGGTTTCATGATTTAAGCCTAGATTAAGGGATTAAAGTAGTTTCACGTTAGGATTCAGGGAAGTGAAGAATATGCAAACCAGACCCTCAGGTTCTTAGAGGGCTTTAAGTATGCTTTTAAATTAAGGTAATTGACTCATGAACCCTGCTTATTGGCACTACTTGCAGCCCTCTGTTTCGACTCAATCCTCCTCTGCTCCTCCTCTGTGGTTAGGAATAGGCTAGTCTTCTGTCTGCCACCCATACTTTACACGTTTAGGTAAACCCTATTTAAACCTTAAGCGTAGTCACTGTTAAAACTTAGCGTAGCCCCGTAACCATTGATTAACCATGATTTCGGTGAGGTATTTTAATAATGGTGAATTAACTAGGATTAAGCTAAAGATACGTGGCTCAACGATTATTGAGCTACCTGATAATGTGATCGCAATCCCAGCCTTCGCCGATATGCATGTTCACCTTAGGGACTGGGGTGAGAGCCATAAGGAGGACTTAAACTCAGGTTCAAGAGCAGCCCTAGCCGGTGGCGTGGCTACCGTGGGAGATATGCCCAACACTAAGCCTCCAATACGTAACCCCGACTTAGCCCTTAAGAGAATTAGGGAGGCTTCAAGCCTTAAAATAACCTATAAGCTACATGGCGGCGTCCCAACTGACCTCAGTCTACTGAAGGATTACGTAAGCCTTGGTATTAAGAGCATTAAGGTGTATCCTGAGGATTACGGGTTAATTGAGGAGATAATTAAGGCCGCCGCGGTTAACAATATGACTGTTATTATTCACTGTGAGGACCCCTCATTATTCAGGAACCTTAAGGGTAATGACTCAAGAATACATAGTGTCAATAGGCCCCTTGATGCAGAATTCTCATGTGCCTTAAGGGTGACTCAACTTGCCTTAATCCATGGTGCAAGGATTCATTTAACCCACGTAACAGACCCAAGGGTAATTGACTTAGCAAGGTTAAGTAATAGGATTACGATTGATGCTACCATGCATCACCTACTGCTGGATGAGGATTCATGCATTGAGAACGTTAATGACCCATTCTACTGCAAGGTTAATCCACCTTTAAGGAGTAAGTCAATTAGATTTGAATTACTGAGGAGGT from the Caldivirga maquilingensis IC-167 genome contains:
- a CDS encoding NAD(P)/FAD-dependent oxidoreductase — translated: MGKKILVLGGGVGGVVAAKKLAERLRNRVDAEITLISDTDYYLLPPLLVNIALGDMDPAQAQLPLSMLSKRGVKSVKAAVTKIDPDNRVVETDKGKFNYDYLLASLGTEFDFKSYNLGVGYHNYTLDGALKLREALRNFKGGSVVVFTPEPLYRCGVYPFEIIAQLDTIFRKRGIRDKVDLTLIHPFEKPIQPLGPEAVKITEDVFAQKGIKYIGNAKPVEVDDKGKVVVTTSDKVKYDLLIVVPPARLPKPFDGTPLVVDTPSGKWTAINVYTGRSIKYDDVYLPGEHSMPAIGLPTAGVPVHFTALASTASIAGELLGEPVDPAQINAMACAMDYGDLGMMFNCDIKLDLKNNKALWVGNCYSILTSPLGKLIKDLFYKTWLQTTM
- the prpB gene encoding methylisocitrate lyase, which gives rise to MKPVLLDKGKPKPSEIRGRFRERLGKDGIIVAPGVFIPAAAMLAEELGFEAVYFSGAAYSNMLGLPDLGVFTLSELSYYLRFFTNAVSIPLIVDIDTGFGEALNVARTIRELEDVGVSAVHIEDQEMPKKCGHLAGKRVIPIDEMVKKIKAAVEARRDDNFIIIARTDARDVEGFDSAVERAKVYLEAGADAIFPEALHSKEEFMEFARRVKAPLLANMTEFGKTPYITAKEFEEMGYKIVIFPVTTFRYAMGAIKRALITLKNEGSQLSLINDMMSREDVYQLIGYHDYEEWDKNLAEEASKLLSGRIKLR
- a CDS encoding amidohydrolase family protein, whose product is MISVRYFNNGELTRIKLKIRGSTIIELPDNVIAIPAFADMHVHLRDWGESHKEDLNSGSRAALAGGVATVGDMPNTKPPIRNPDLALKRIREASSLKITYKLHGGVPTDLSLLKDYVSLGIKSIKVYPEDYGLIEEIIKAAAVNNMTVIIHCEDPSLFRNLKGNDSRIHSVNRPLDAEFSCALRVTQLALIHGARIHLTHVTDPRVIDLARLSNRITIDATMHHLLLDEDSCIENVNDPFYCKVNPPLRSKSIRFELLRRLIDGSISIIASDHAPHTISEKFHNNYDDTSPGFPGLETTGLLLLDLWRRGLVDLGKVINAYSINPLKVLDVSNDAQLLIDTKSSTVIDPDLFMSKAKHSPFSGWVTMVRLIGLIKGGELLMVDSDYEKIFTGIISENTLIKLSKVIK
- a CDS encoding peroxiredoxin, which gives rise to MSVEFRMPLIGEKFPEIEVATTHGKIKLPDYYKGKWFVLFSHPGDFTPVCTTEFVSFAKRYEDFRKINTELIGLSVDTDISHIEWVTWIEKTLGVKIPFPIIADPMGNVSRRLGMIHAESSTSTVRAVFIVDDKATVRLIMYYPLELGRNIPEILRAVKTLQLIDKYGTVAPANWPYNEIIGENMLNPPPHHVEEAPKRLQQYKGYAWWLTYREIPKEEVEDTKRTIKIRIE
- a CDS encoding DUF1641 domain-containing protein, giving the protein MTTQEQVQVSPDEKLAEALSILAENADELKGLVELIVELKRSGVLDSLMQIINRFEELIQYLFQDPAVFRLLAIALDGSLGLMNKLDANDVIRLKELMQSLGGCMSKNVNAVSNAKPVKGLMGLWRALGDEDVQRGLGVALELVKILGKCSSGKQ